In Melanotaenia boesemani isolate fMelBoe1 chromosome 18, fMelBoe1.pri, whole genome shotgun sequence, the following proteins share a genomic window:
- the LOC121628589 gene encoding apolipoprotein D-like, producing the protein MKALQVLNVLLLAAAATNGQSYHIGSCPDLITQENFNVTKYMGTWYEVEKLPAVFEKGRCIQATYSLLPDGTVRVHNEELLSGGTINSIMGVAEVTDPSQPAILSVRFFKGVPESSYKILSTDYQSYALVYSCSDFFGLFYIDFAWILARTRTMSEDMLSKLRDKMTAAGVDVNHLTVTNQTACDGYRWEGRGQ; encoded by the exons ATGAAGGCATTACAG GTCTTAAATGTGCTTCTCCTGGCTGCAGCAGCAACTAATGGCCAGTCATACCACATTGGCAGTTGCCCAGATTTAATAACGCAAGAAAACTTTAATGTTACAAAG TATATGGGCACTTGGTATGAAGTAGAGAAGCTCCCAGCTGTGTTTGAAAAAGGAAGATGTATCCAAGCCACTTACAGTCTTCTCCCTGATGGAACTGTCAGAGTTCACAATGAAGAGCTTTT GTCTGGCGGGACAATCAATTCAATTATGGGAGTTGCCGAAGTGACAGATCCTTCTCAACCTGCCATCCTCAGTGTTCGATTCTTTAAAG GTGTGCCTGAATCTTCATACAAGATTCTTTCCACAGATTACCAGTCCTATGCTTTGGTGTACTCCTGCAGTGACTTCTTCGGACTGTTTTACATTGACTTTGCTTGGATTCTGGCTCGTACTCGTACAATGTCTGAGGACATGCTTAGCAAGTTACGTGACAAGATGACAGCAGCTGGTGTAGATGTAAACCATCTTACAGTCACCAACCAGACTGCTTGTGATGGTTACAGATGGGAAGGCAGAGGACAGTGA